The DNA sequence GTAGAGCCGTTGCATTTGCTGCTCAATATTCACTGTGTAAGGATTCATCTCAAACCAAATAGGGGAGGATGCTCAGACTATCATTCTTCCATTGAGGTTCTGGATATTATTTATTCCTCGATCCTTAGTCCTAGTTTGACTAGCAGAGATATAGATCCAACCTGAGATAGGGCCGACGACGAAGTTGCGATCGCGACTTTATAAGAGAGCAATTCATTGGAGACTTTATGCTAAATCGAACGCAAGCTATAATTTCGTTTACTCTTCTGCTCTCAGCGCTGGCAGTCCCAGCTATCGCGGCCCCTGAATCCTATGAAGAGGTGACAGAGTCGACTGAAGTCTTTTCAGAAATGGTCAAGAATCCTGAAACGCAGATCCCTGCAGCGCTGCTGAGAAAGAGCCAAGCCATTGCCGTCATTACGAACATTAAGCAAGGTGGCTTCATTCTGGGCGGACGTCGAGGAGATGGCGTTATGCTGACGCGCCAAGCAGATGGAAGCTGGAGCAATCCCGCTTTTATCAATCTAACCGGCGGCAGTATTGGACTGCAGGCTGGATTCAAGTCGACTGACCTAATTTTGGTTTTTCCGAGTAAAGCAGCACTGGATAAAGTGCTCTCTGGCGACTTTGAGCTCGGCGGTAGCGTCTCTGGGACGGCAGGTCCGGTTGGCAAGGCCGCAACAGAATCACTGGAGGGGTTTGGAGATGATATTTATGCCTATTCTCGCAGTGAAGGGCTATTTGGCAGTGTCTCGTTAGAGGGTTCTGAGTTGAGCTTTGATGACGATGATAATGCAGAGTTTTACGGCCAGCCTTTGACCGTTAAGCAAATCTTCGCTGGGCAACCCACATCAGCTCCGACCGTTGTTCAATCTCTCAAGAATGCTCTTCGGTTAGCTGAATAACTAACCAGAGCCTCATAATCGCCGCGTCATCTCTTCATTCACAAAGCTTCTGTTCCAGGGTGATTTACCTGTCAGGTGTGGAAACTGGGCTGATGAATTTTATACACCACTGCAACTTCTCTTGATCACTTTGTTAGTTAACGGAAACAAAGATGCGTTGTGTCAGGCTACGAAGGGTTAGGCTTTGAACCCAGCTTGAGAAAAGAGGGATATTTCAGTTTCTGTACTGATGAGGGTATATCGGCAGTAAAGTCCGTCAATAGCGCAGAGAAGCTGCCCTACCTTAGCCAGGTACTGATATAACACTGCGAAGCATAGAGATTTCAGTATCTGTCTCTACTTATATATGTTTGCCGACAAGCGCCCAATCAAAGCAGATAATCCTTCTTTAGATAGAGGGCGATTTTACTTTTTTTATCTAGCGTAGGAATGCAGTAATTCTTGGTGGATAAAAATGGCCCGTAAACAAGATCATGAATATCAGCAAGGGTACGTCGATGGTCAAGGAAGCGGTAGCAACACTTTGCTAAGTTTCTTCGTGGGGCTGTTGATTGCTGTTGTCTTGGGCGGCGCTGCTTGGTTTGCTTTTGGTCAAGCCAATCAGTCTAATCAAGGAGACACGGACATTATTAATGTGCCTGCCCCTGAAGCACCCGAGGCACCTGAAGCACCTGAAGCACCTGACGTAAATATTAATGTTCCTCAACCTGAGATTGATGTGCCTGATGTCGAGCTGCCAACCTCTGGTGGAGCATCGGAGGGCGAAGAGTAAGATTGTCTTACTTACTGTTTAAACTATCCAGTTATCAAAGTGAAATACAATGACTAACCCTAACGATCCGCGCTACACATCTGAGGCTGAGGCCCAGCGCGATTTAGACCGTCGCCTCAAAGAGCGAGACAGTGAGAATACCTCTCGGGGCCTGCTGATTGGTGTGCTGGCGACAGCCGTTGTGGGTTTGGGTATTCTCGCTTGGTTCCTATCCACGCAACGTGATAGTCCGACGGTGGCTCCTGTTCCCGTACCTGTGCCCGATACGCAGGCATCCCCTTCACCCTCGCCGGTCCCACCCGATGTCAACGTCAATATCACCGAGCCTCCGGTTGAGACCGCACCACCACCGGAAATTAATACAGAGGTTACGGTACCCAGCCCTAGCATTCAGCCGTCACCCGAGTCTCAGCCGGCACCTGTAGAAGAGAATCCTGCACCTGAGGCGACGTCCTCTCCGCAGCCCACAGATCCCCCTGCAGATGCTGGTTCAGAAGAACAACCCCCAGCTCAACCCGAATAGAGATTAGAATGCAGCCGTTTCAAGGGTTGAGTCCGGTGCTGTAATCCTCCTTCCTCAGATGCCAAGTTTGCTCCGCGACTTGGCGTCTGTCGTCTCAGTCACAACCACTAAACGTGTTTGTCAGGCAGCGCGACCCTCCTCACTTTTCAGGACCGATGCTGCTATTGAATGCTGCGTAGAAATGAGCCGACGGGGGAGTCAGATCTATACCCCGAGGGTCTCTCCCTTTCTATCCCGAGACAGATTTGAGATCTGTACACGGCCGATAAAGTAATAGTTAATACGACGAAATTCAAAGGAGCACACTTTTATGGACATGCAGTTTGTTCAGCTCGCTGCAGCCAGTTTCCCTGAAATACCGGTATTAGCTGGGGTCATTGCTTTAGGATTTACAGCAGCCGTGACGATTGGTTCAATTGCTTGGTATAACTCGCGTCGCCCGGCAGGTTGGGAAGATAAAGAGCGACCTGGCTTCATCCCTAAAGTCAAGTAATAGATATTTCATTATTAAAAGACTCATCTGTCTTAAGAAATTGTGTAACTGATAAATTTTGAGGAAGGGTGCACTGCAAGCTTTTGCATCTTTACCAAGTTTAAATTTTTCAGTTCTCTCAGTGTTATCACAACTAAATTGGAGCAATAAATTATGAGTGGCGAGAAAATCGATAAAGATAAGAGCGTTAGCTACGATCCCAACATCGTCCCGGCTGAAACTGCGGCTCGCATGAAGCGTGAGGGTGACAGTTTCAAGTCAACGGCTCCTGGTCAGACTGTCGATTCTGAGGGACTAGCAAATAACTATGCAGTTGAGCCGGAACCCTACGTCAATGAACCCGGTGATCTGAGAGATGCGGACTGATTTCGCCTAGTTATTCAGATATTAAGAAGCAAAAAGGAGAGATGCGATCGCATCTCTCCTTTTTGCTTAAAATTCCATCTACCTTTGATTGATAACGATCTGGCGGTACCGAGTCTGCAAAACCACAGCAATTTTCATCTAGAGAAG is a window from the Acaryochloris thomasi RCC1774 genome containing:
- a CDS encoding lipid-binding SYLF domain-containing protein, with the translated sequence MLNRTQAIISFTLLLSALAVPAIAAPESYEEVTESTEVFSEMVKNPETQIPAALLRKSQAIAVITNIKQGGFILGGRRGDGVMLTRQADGSWSNPAFINLTGGSIGLQAGFKSTDLILVFPSKAALDKVLSGDFELGGSVSGTAGPVGKAATESLEGFGDDIYAYSRSEGLFGSVSLEGSELSFDDDDNAEFYGQPLTVKQIFAGQPTSAPTVVQSLKNALRLAE
- the psb35 gene encoding photosystem II assembly protein Psb35 encodes the protein MQFVQLAAASFPEIPVLAGVIALGFTAAVTIGSIAWYNSRRPAGWEDKERPGFIPKVK